A single genomic interval of Streptomyces showdoensis harbors:
- a CDS encoding SWIM zinc finger family protein, which yields MTPDAPRLPDGPRLPGRPRPDAARTRLSRTPPARPALPRHDDRRRTFPQLAPREAPDGRFAATWWGNAWVESLEDTALDPARLGRGKAYARRGHVDAITVTPGRVVAYVHGSRPRPYRTEIRLRTLGDDDWERFLDEAAARPEHIAALLDKDVPHALEAVTGLLPAPGDLVPDCSCPDDGYPCKHAAALCYQAARLLDEDPFVLFLMRGRGEQELLADLTRRNAARSAAERSTTPPALPTVPARTALAPLTGHNLPPLPPPLPVPAHPGRPAVFPADPEAPDPLALDLLAGEAAVRAHAFLATGHDPVAALTPWQDAVRLAAAHPGSGLTASTRALYRDLSHALDRTPTDLARAVAAWRQGGPAGLAVLEDPWDPPAGPFDRARPALLAADLPAFRPWRNWLSTRSLQLRFGRDGLWYGYESDTDREDWWPRGTPDADPVGAVTALLGR from the coding sequence ATGACCCCCGACGCCCCCCGCCTCCCCGACGGCCCGCGCCTTCCCGGCCGTCCCCGCCCGGACGCCGCCCGCACCCGGCTCTCCCGCACCCCTCCGGCCCGCCCCGCCCTGCCCCGCCACGACGACCGGCGCAGGACCTTCCCCCAGCTCGCCCCGCGCGAGGCGCCCGACGGCCGCTTCGCCGCCACCTGGTGGGGCAACGCCTGGGTCGAGTCCCTGGAGGACACCGCCCTCGACCCGGCCCGGCTCGGCCGCGGCAAGGCCTACGCCCGGCGCGGCCACGTGGACGCGATCACCGTCACCCCCGGCCGGGTCGTCGCCTACGTGCACGGCAGCCGGCCGCGCCCGTACCGCACGGAGATCCGCCTGCGGACCCTCGGCGACGACGACTGGGAGCGGTTCCTCGACGAGGCCGCCGCCCGGCCCGAGCACATCGCGGCCCTCCTCGACAAGGACGTCCCGCACGCCCTGGAAGCCGTCACCGGACTCCTGCCCGCCCCCGGCGACCTCGTCCCCGACTGCTCCTGCCCCGACGACGGCTACCCCTGCAAGCACGCCGCCGCCCTCTGCTACCAGGCCGCGCGGCTCCTCGACGAGGACCCCTTCGTCCTCTTCCTCATGCGCGGCCGCGGCGAACAGGAACTCCTCGCCGACCTCACCCGGCGCAACGCGGCCCGCTCCGCCGCCGAACGCTCCACCACGCCCCCGGCCCTCCCCACGGTGCCCGCCCGCACCGCGCTCGCCCCGCTCACCGGACACAACCTGCCACCGCTGCCCCCGCCGCTCCCCGTGCCCGCGCACCCCGGCCGCCCCGCCGTCTTCCCGGCCGACCCCGAGGCGCCCGACCCCCTCGCCCTCGACCTCCTGGCCGGCGAGGCCGCCGTCCGCGCGCACGCCTTCCTCGCCACCGGCCACGACCCCGTCGCCGCGCTGACCCCCTGGCAGGACGCGGTACGGCTGGCGGCCGCACACCCCGGCTCAGGCCTCACCGCCTCCACCCGAGCCCTCTACCGCGACCTCTCCCACGCCCTCGACCGCACCCCGACCGACCTGGCCCGCGCCGTCGCCGCCTGGCGCCAGGGCGGACCGGCCGGACTCGCGGTCCTCGAAGACCCCTGGGACCCGCCCGCCGGCCCGTTCGACCGCGCCCGCCCCGCCCTGCTCGCCGCCGACCTCCCCGCCTTCCGCCCCTGGCGCAACTGGCTCTCCACCCGCTCCCTCCAGCTCCGCTTCGGCCGGGACGGACTCTGGTACGGGTACGAGTCGGACACCGACCGCGAGGACTGGTGGCCGCGCGGCACGCCGGACGCCGACCCCGTCGGTGCGGTCACGGCCCTGCTCGGCAGATGA
- a CDS encoding winged helix-turn-helix transcriptional regulator: MSRLRRMPRRRSYDQYCAAARALDAVGDRWTLLIVRELLAGPRRYTDLHADLPGVSTDMLAGRLKDMEGAELVTRRRLPPPVSAAVYELTDRGRELLPVLRALAAWGAPALDAPRPTDAVRAHWFAIPLLTALEPLGARVVQVTLDEGEFHVRTGADGRAQYGDGAAVDADVRLVTDAETCRALANGESTLADAVAAGRAELVETAPAPS; the protein is encoded by the coding sequence ATGTCTAGACTGCGTCGCATGCCACGCCGCCGAAGCTATGACCAGTACTGCGCCGCAGCCCGCGCCCTCGACGCCGTCGGCGACCGCTGGACGCTCCTGATCGTCCGTGAACTCCTCGCCGGGCCGCGCCGCTACACCGACCTGCACGCCGATCTCCCGGGCGTCAGCACCGACATGCTCGCCGGGCGGCTCAAGGACATGGAGGGCGCCGAGCTCGTCACCCGCCGCCGGCTCCCGCCGCCCGTCTCCGCGGCGGTGTACGAACTCACCGACCGCGGCCGCGAACTCCTCCCCGTCCTGCGCGCCCTCGCCGCCTGGGGCGCGCCCGCCCTCGACGCGCCCCGGCCGACGGACGCCGTGCGCGCCCACTGGTTCGCCATCCCGCTCCTCACCGCCCTGGAACCGCTGGGGGCGCGGGTCGTCCAGGTCACCCTCGACGAGGGGGAGTTCCACGTGCGGACCGGGGCCGACGGCCGGGCGCAGTACGGGGACGGGGCGGCCGTCGACGCCGACGTGCGCCTGGTGACCGACGCGGAGACCTGCCGGGCCCTGGCGAACGGGGAGTCGACGCTCGCCGACGCCGTCGCGGCCGGCCGGGCCGAGCTCGTCGAGACGGCCCCGGCGCCCTCCTGA
- a CDS encoding carbohydrate kinase family protein, whose amino-acid sequence MTGRAGLLVVGDVVTDVIARHREPLAPATDTPARIRTLPGGAGANVACWAARSGCADVRLLGRVGTDSAAWHERELRRAGVRPLLAVDPDAPTASVIALVGPDAERTFLTDSGASLRLAPGDWSPALLDGTARAHLSGYLFFAGPSRETAGRVLRDARAAGVPVSVDPASAGFLTELGAERFLGAVDGAECLLPNADEARLLTGRTDPDEAAAALSRRFPLVAVTLGGEGAVVAVEGRVTARVTAPPVRPVDSTGAGDAFTGAFLAALLAGADPASAAGAGCRAGAEAVTGVGGRP is encoded by the coding sequence GTGACCGGCCGCGCCGGACTCCTGGTCGTCGGGGACGTCGTCACGGACGTGATCGCCCGGCACCGCGAACCCCTGGCGCCGGCGACGGACACCCCGGCCCGGATCCGGACGCTCCCCGGCGGGGCCGGGGCGAACGTGGCCTGCTGGGCGGCCCGTTCGGGCTGCGCCGACGTGCGGCTCCTGGGGCGGGTGGGCACCGACTCGGCGGCCTGGCACGAGCGGGAGCTGCGCCGCGCGGGCGTACGGCCGCTGCTCGCCGTGGACCCGGACGCGCCGACCGCGTCGGTCATCGCCCTCGTGGGCCCCGACGCGGAGCGCACGTTCCTCACGGACAGCGGGGCCTCGCTGCGCCTGGCGCCCGGGGACTGGTCGCCCGCGCTGCTCGACGGGACCGCCCGGGCGCATCTGTCGGGGTACCTGTTCTTCGCCGGGCCGAGCCGGGAGACGGCCGGGCGGGTGCTGCGGGACGCGCGCGCGGCGGGCGTCCCGGTGAGCGTGGACCCGGCATCGGCCGGGTTCCTGACGGAGCTGGGCGCGGAGCGCTTCCTCGGGGCGGTGGACGGCGCGGAGTGCCTGCTGCCGAACGCCGACGAGGCCCGGCTGCTGACCGGCCGCACGGACCCCGACGAGGCCGCCGCGGCCTTGAGCCGGCGCTTCCCGCTGGTCGCGGTGACCCTGGGCGGCGAGGGTGCCGTGGTCGCCGTGGAGGGGCGGGTGACAGCCCGGGTGACGGCACCGCCGGTCCGCCCCGTGGACTCCACCGGCGCCGGGGACGCCTTCACGGGCGCCTTCCTGGCCGCCCTGCTCGCGGGCGCGGACCCGGCGTCGGCGGCCGGGGCGGGCTGCCGTGCGGGGGCGGAGGCCGTCACCGGGGTGGGCGGGCGGCCCTGA
- a CDS encoding glycoside hydrolase, translating into MERRTVLRGLVGLPVGAVAAVSAAQPAWADFATKVNPTVNWGTWEGWGTSLAWWANQLGPREDLADVLFSRKTVSFRGQSLPGLGMNVVRYNAGGSGTNSIGGRTMKPAPTLDGFKQIEGYQRDWYSADPQSASWNWYADANQRDMMWLARDRGADKFELFSNSPMWWMLKNDDPRGAADPLTCNLQDGNFGRHAAYMATVARYAHDHWGIDFTSVQPVNEPGARWGGFPAGSIGGQEGCHYDRRQLAEIIRQTRTQLDARGLQWMMVAGMDDWGVGSAVYHWKNNADFDAATRAAVGRVNVHGYEMDGDRAALYDAVAADGKNIWMSEYGDGDTSGLTLARNLNYDLRWLHPTAWVIWQILDWENYGAITLTNGVIGAVNPKYFVLAQYMRHIRPGMRIIDAGHPDAVAAYDGVNHKLVVVAVNHGEGQWIDFDLSRFTKPGKDGAPIDRWATGTDASGERYQYHADTFVRGNRFWSYFNARTVQTFEVSDVYL; encoded by the coding sequence ATGGAACGTCGTACGGTCCTGCGGGGTCTGGTGGGTCTGCCGGTCGGGGCGGTGGCCGCCGTCTCCGCCGCACAGCCGGCCTGGGCGGACTTCGCCACCAAGGTGAATCCGACGGTGAACTGGGGCACCTGGGAGGGCTGGGGCACGTCCCTGGCCTGGTGGGCCAATCAGCTCGGCCCCCGGGAGGACCTCGCCGACGTGCTGTTCAGCCGGAAGACCGTCTCCTTCCGCGGGCAGTCGCTGCCCGGCCTGGGGATGAACGTCGTGCGCTACAACGCCGGCGGCTCGGGGACGAACAGCATCGGCGGCAGGACGATGAAGCCGGCTCCGACGCTGGACGGCTTCAAGCAGATAGAGGGCTACCAGCGCGACTGGTACTCGGCCGACCCGCAGTCGGCGAGCTGGAACTGGTACGCCGACGCGAACCAGCGCGACATGATGTGGCTGGCCAGGGACCGGGGCGCCGACAAGTTCGAGCTCTTCAGCAACTCGCCGATGTGGTGGATGCTGAAGAACGACGACCCGCGCGGCGCGGCGGACCCGCTGACCTGCAACCTGCAGGACGGGAACTTCGGCCGCCACGCCGCGTACATGGCGACGGTGGCGCGGTACGCGCACGACCACTGGGGCATCGACTTCACCTCCGTCCAGCCGGTCAACGAGCCGGGGGCGCGCTGGGGCGGGTTCCCGGCGGGCTCCATCGGCGGGCAGGAGGGCTGCCACTACGACCGGCGCCAGCTGGCCGAGATCATCCGGCAGACCCGCACGCAGCTGGACGCCCGGGGACTCCAGTGGATGATGGTGGCCGGCATGGACGACTGGGGCGTCGGCAGCGCCGTCTACCACTGGAAGAACAACGCCGACTTCGACGCCGCCACCCGCGCGGCCGTGGGCCGGGTGAACGTCCACGGCTACGAGATGGACGGCGACCGCGCCGCGCTCTACGACGCCGTGGCGGCGGACGGCAAGAACATCTGGATGTCCGAGTACGGCGACGGGGACACCAGCGGCCTGACCCTCGCGCGCAACCTCAACTACGACCTGCGCTGGCTCCACCCCACGGCCTGGGTCATCTGGCAGATCCTCGACTGGGAGAACTACGGGGCGATCACCCTCACCAACGGGGTGATCGGCGCCGTCAACCCGAAGTACTTCGTGCTGGCCCAGTACATGCGCCACATCCGCCCGGGCATGCGGATCATCGACGCCGGTCACCCCGACGCCGTCGCGGCCTACGACGGCGTCAACCACAAGCTCGTCGTCGTCGCCGTGAACCACGGCGAGGGGCAGTGGATCGACTTCGACCTGTCCCGGTTCACCAAGCCCGGCAAGGACGGCGCCCCCATCGACCGCTGGGCCACGGGGACGGACGCCTCCGGCGAGCGCTACCAGTACCACGCGGACACCTTCGTCCGGGGCAACCGGTTCTGGTCCTACTTCAACGCCCGTACGGTGCAGACCTTCGAGGTCTCCGACGTGTACCTGTAG
- a CDS encoding chaplin translates to MRQIRRSGLATLLVTGGALALSAGAAHADSAAQGAAVGSPGVGSGNAVQLPVHVPVNVCGNTVNVVGLLNPAAGNSCANRSEPAGYGSEDRGPTHKDLPGTPRAGSSDNGGRSGGSSNGGGATAESRTEGSPGVLSGNGLQLPVDLPVNLSGNSLNVVGIGNPAIGNTSVNGPVEEPCEENPPPRPHTPPRTLPPAPGSEEHVPSPAPQTSSVQLASTGSDAVGLAAPAGAALLLGGALMYRRARRAADQG, encoded by the coding sequence ATGAGGCAGATTCGCCGAAGTGGTCTGGCCACACTGTTGGTCACCGGTGGCGCGCTCGCGCTCTCGGCGGGCGCCGCCCACGCCGACTCCGCGGCCCAGGGTGCCGCCGTCGGTTCGCCGGGGGTCGGCTCCGGCAACGCCGTTCAGCTGCCCGTGCACGTCCCCGTCAACGTCTGCGGGAACACCGTCAACGTCGTCGGACTGCTCAACCCGGCGGCCGGCAACAGCTGTGCGAACCGCTCCGAGCCCGCGGGGTACGGCTCCGAGGACCGCGGCCCCACCCACAAGGACCTGCCGGGCACGCCGCGCGCCGGATCCTCCGACAACGGCGGCCGCTCGGGCGGCTCGTCCAACGGCGGCGGCGCGACCGCCGAGAGCCGCACCGAGGGCTCGCCCGGCGTGCTCTCCGGCAACGGGCTGCAGCTCCCGGTCGACCTGCCGGTCAACCTCAGCGGCAACTCGCTGAACGTGGTCGGCATCGGCAACCCGGCCATCGGCAACACCTCGGTCAACGGCCCGGTCGAGGAGCCCTGCGAGGAGAACCCTCCGCCCCGCCCGCACACCCCGCCCCGCACCCTGCCGCCGGCCCCGGGCTCCGAGGAGCACGTGCCCTCGCCGGCCCCGCAGACGAGCTCCGTGCAGCTCGCCAGCACCGGCTCGGACGCGGTCGGCCTCGCCGCCCCGGCCGGTGCCGCGCTGCTCCTCGGCGGCGCGCTGATGTACCGCAGGGCCCGCCGCGCGGCGGACCAGGGCTGA
- a CDS encoding pseudouridine-5'-phosphate glycosidase, translated as MSTQVSEEVREALHERRPVVALESTIIAHGLPRPRNLAVAGELEALVREGGAVPATIAVLDGTARVGLDEAGLTRIAEDPTVRKLGHRDLAPALATGATGATTVSATAWLADSVGIRVFATGGLGGVHRNWAETQDESADLRLLARVGVTVVCAGVKSILDVPATLQRLETLGVTVVGYGTDRFPGFYLTSSGEPVDWTLRTPQEVAAVIRAQDGLGGPRAALIVAHPVPREDQLDPALHDRVLAQGLAWAKEKGITGQAVTPFLLDHLTVHTEGASLEANLAAVRGNVRLAARIAAAYRGRP; from the coding sequence ATGTCCACACAGGTGTCCGAGGAGGTACGGGAGGCGCTCCACGAGCGGCGTCCCGTCGTCGCGCTCGAGTCGACGATCATCGCCCACGGTCTGCCACGCCCCCGCAACCTGGCCGTGGCAGGCGAGCTGGAGGCACTGGTACGGGAGGGCGGAGCCGTCCCCGCCACCATCGCGGTGCTCGACGGCACGGCCCGGGTCGGCCTGGACGAGGCCGGGCTGACCCGGATCGCGGAGGACCCGACGGTGCGGAAGCTCGGGCACCGCGATCTGGCGCCCGCGCTCGCGACCGGGGCGACGGGCGCCACGACCGTGTCCGCGACGGCCTGGCTCGCGGACTCCGTGGGCATCCGGGTCTTCGCGACCGGCGGCCTCGGCGGGGTCCACCGGAACTGGGCCGAGACCCAGGACGAGTCGGCCGACCTGCGGCTGCTCGCCCGGGTCGGCGTGACGGTGGTGTGCGCGGGGGTCAAGTCGATCCTCGACGTGCCCGCGACGCTCCAGCGCCTGGAGACGCTCGGCGTGACCGTCGTCGGCTACGGGACGGACCGCTTCCCCGGCTTCTACCTGACGTCGTCGGGCGAGCCGGTCGACTGGACGCTGCGCACCCCGCAGGAGGTGGCGGCGGTGATACGCGCCCAGGACGGGCTCGGCGGTCCGCGGGCCGCGCTGATCGTCGCCCATCCGGTGCCGCGCGAGGACCAGCTCGATCCGGCGCTGCACGACCGGGTGCTCGCCCAGGGCCTCGCGTGGGCGAAGGAGAAGGGGATCACGGGGCAGGCGGTGACGCCGTTCCTCCTCGACCATCTGACGGTGCACACGGAAGGGGCGTCCCTGGAGGCCAACCTCGCGGCGGTACGGGGCAACGTGCGGCTCGCGGCGCGGATCGCGGCGGCCTACCGCGGGCGCCCGTGA
- a CDS encoding MerR family transcriptional regulator has protein sequence MRIGELARRTGTTARALRHYEQAGLLSSERAANGYRVYEEGAVVRVSNIRYLLDAGLTLDDVAAFASCLDGDVPAAPPSARGLEIARERLAVLDARIAAQTEARDRLAAALASPGAAAAREALGHHSSDGSRGGARTDD, from the coding sequence TTGCGCATCGGCGAACTGGCCCGCAGGACGGGGACGACGGCGCGCGCCCTGCGCCATTACGAGCAGGCGGGGCTGCTCTCCTCGGAGCGCGCGGCCAACGGGTACCGGGTCTACGAGGAGGGCGCCGTGGTGCGCGTGTCCAATATCCGGTATCTGCTGGACGCGGGGCTGACGCTCGACGACGTGGCCGCGTTCGCGTCCTGCCTCGACGGGGACGTGCCCGCCGCGCCGCCGTCCGCCCGCGGCCTGGAGATAGCCCGCGAGCGGCTCGCGGTGCTCGACGCGCGGATCGCGGCCCAGACGGAGGCCAGGGACCGGCTCGCGGCCGCCCTGGCCTCGCCCGGGGCGGCCGCCGCACGGGAAGCCTTGGGCCACCACTCCTCGGACGGCTCCCGGGGCGGCGCCCGGACCGACGACTAG
- a CDS encoding pyridoxal phosphate-dependent aminotransferase has product MEFRQSSKLSEVCYEIRGPVIEHANALEEAGHSVLRLNTGNPALFGFEAPEEIVQDMIRMLPKAHGYTDSRGILSARRAVAQRYQSMGLRDVDVDDVFLGNGVSELVSMAVQALLEDGDEVLIPAPDFPLWTAVTTLAGGKAVHYLCDESAEWYPDLDDMASKITDRTRAVVIINPNNPTGAVYPKEIVEGILDLARRHGLMVFADEIYDQIVYDDAVHYPAASLAPDLVVLTFGGLSKTYRVAGFRSGWLVVTGPREHARSYLEGLTMLASMRLCPNAPAQYAIQAALGGRQSIDDLTAPGGRLYEQRDRAWEKLNEIPGVSCVKPKGALYAFPRLDPKVHRIHDDERFVLDLLLREKIQVVQGTGFNWPRPDHFRILTLPHADDLDAAISRIGRFLGGYRQ; this is encoded by the coding sequence ATGGAGTTCCGGCAGTCGAGCAAGCTGAGCGAGGTCTGCTACGAGATCCGCGGCCCGGTCATCGAGCACGCCAACGCCCTGGAGGAGGCGGGCCACAGCGTCCTGCGCCTCAACACCGGAAACCCGGCGCTCTTCGGCTTCGAGGCGCCCGAGGAGATCGTCCAGGACATGATCCGGATGCTCCCCAAGGCGCACGGGTACACCGACTCGCGCGGCATCCTCTCCGCCCGCCGCGCGGTCGCCCAGCGCTACCAGTCGATGGGGCTGCGGGACGTCGACGTCGACGACGTCTTCCTCGGCAACGGCGTCTCCGAGCTGGTGTCGATGGCCGTCCAGGCGCTCCTGGAGGACGGCGACGAGGTCCTGATCCCGGCCCCCGACTTCCCCCTGTGGACGGCCGTCACGACCCTCGCGGGCGGCAAGGCCGTGCACTACCTGTGCGACGAGTCCGCCGAGTGGTATCCGGACCTCGACGACATGGCCTCGAAGATCACCGACCGGACCCGCGCCGTCGTGATCATCAACCCGAACAACCCCACCGGCGCGGTCTACCCGAAGGAGATCGTCGAGGGCATCCTCGACCTCGCCCGCCGGCACGGCCTGATGGTCTTCGCCGACGAGATCTACGACCAGATCGTCTACGACGACGCCGTGCACTACCCGGCCGCCTCCCTCGCCCCCGACCTGGTGGTCCTCACCTTCGGCGGCCTGTCGAAGACGTACCGGGTGGCGGGCTTCCGCTCGGGCTGGCTGGTCGTCACCGGCCCCAGGGAGCACGCCCGGAGCTATCTGGAGGGCCTGACGATGCTGGCCTCCATGCGGCTCTGCCCCAACGCCCCCGCCCAGTACGCCATCCAGGCGGCCCTCGGCGGCCGGCAGTCGATCGACGACCTCACCGCCCCCGGGGGACGCCTGTACGAACAGCGCGACCGCGCCTGGGAGAAGCTGAACGAGATCCCCGGCGTCTCCTGCGTCAAGCCGAAGGGCGCGCTCTACGCCTTCCCGCGCTTGGATCCGAAGGTCCACAGGATCCACGACGACGAGCGCTTCGTCCTCGACCTGCTCCTGCGGGAGAAGATCCAGGTCGTCCAGGGCACGGGGTTCAACTGGCCGCGCCCGGACCACTTCCGCATCCTGACGCTCCCCCACGCGGACGACCTGGACGCGGCGATCAGCCGCATCGGACGCTTCCTCGGCGGCTACCGCCAGTAG
- a CDS encoding DUF2293 domain-containing protein, whose product MDLVAPVVVEPLKRRRCSECRQGPLERVIVEFNAFVCLDCADLGHLVFLRRGDTALTRRAREGSALWAVVVRHNRRRTRYERQGLLVEESALRRAEAACLADAEARARRRARDAERRAGRDAEITAALEAEILRLFPSCPSDRAAEIAGHASAKGSGRVGRTAAGRSLDRGAVTAAVRAAVRHVDTEYDRLLMTGVPRHQARTRVAPAIEAVLRAWRTD is encoded by the coding sequence GTGGATCTCGTCGCCCCCGTCGTGGTCGAACCGCTCAAGCGACGCCGCTGCTCGGAGTGCCGTCAGGGGCCGCTGGAGCGCGTGATCGTCGAGTTCAACGCCTTCGTCTGCCTGGACTGCGCCGACCTCGGACACCTCGTCTTCCTGCGCCGCGGCGACACCGCGCTCACCCGGCGGGCCCGCGAGGGCAGCGCGCTGTGGGCCGTGGTGGTACGGCACAACAGGCGCCGCACCCGGTACGAACGCCAGGGCCTGCTCGTCGAGGAGTCGGCGCTGCGGCGCGCGGAGGCCGCTTGCCTCGCGGACGCCGAGGCACGGGCGCGGCGCCGGGCCCGGGACGCGGAGCGCCGGGCGGGGCGCGACGCCGAGATCACGGCGGCGCTGGAGGCGGAGATCCTGCGCCTCTTCCCGAGCTGCCCGTCCGACCGGGCGGCGGAGATCGCCGGGCACGCCTCGGCGAAGGGCAGCGGCCGGGTGGGGCGCACGGCCGCCGGCCGGTCCCTGGACCGGGGCGCGGTCACCGCCGCGGTACGGGCCGCGGTGCGGCACGTCGACACCGAGTACGACAGGCTGCTGATGACCGGGGTCCCCCGTCACCAGGCCCGGACGAGGGTCGCGCCCGCCATCGAGGCGGTGCTCCGGGCCTGGCGTACCGACTGA
- a CDS encoding uridine kinase codes for MRFEAISWERLAEAVAGRVDGAEPADGSAWLKVGIDGAPAAPGAELAGRVADALRLRGRSVLVVGTAGFLRPASLRFEYGRQDPDAYYGGWFDTGALWREVFGPLEPGGSGLVLPDLWDPATDRATRSPAVPLPPGGVLVLHGPFLLGHWFPFDLKVHLSLSPGALARRTEEPWALPAFERYEDEVGPAGVADAVVRVDDPRRPAWAGFEDSPATG; via the coding sequence ATGCGATTCGAAGCGATCAGCTGGGAGCGGCTCGCCGAGGCGGTGGCCGGCCGGGTCGACGGGGCCGAGCCCGCCGACGGCAGCGCCTGGCTCAAGGTGGGGATCGACGGCGCCCCCGCCGCACCGGGAGCGGAGCTGGCCGGGCGGGTCGCCGACGCGCTGCGGCTGCGCGGTCGGTCCGTGCTCGTGGTCGGAACGGCCGGTTTCCTGCGGCCCGCCTCGCTGCGCTTCGAGTACGGCAGGCAGGACCCCGACGCGTACTACGGCGGCTGGTTCGACACCGGGGCCCTGTGGCGGGAGGTCTTCGGCCCGCTGGAACCGGGCGGCAGCGGCCTGGTGCTGCCGGACCTGTGGGACCCGGCCACCGACCGGGCGACCCGCAGCCCCGCCGTACCGCTGCCGCCCGGCGGCGTTCTGGTCCTGCACGGCCCGTTCCTGCTCGGGCACTGGTTCCCCTTCGACCTGAAGGTGCACCTGAGCCTGTCGCCCGGCGCCCTCGCCCGCCGTACGGAGGAGCCCTGGGCCCTCCCCGCCTTCGAGCGGTACGAGGACGAGGTCGGCCCGGCCGGGGTCGCCGACGCCGTCGTGCGCGTCGACGACCCGCGCCGCCCCGCCTGGGCCGGGTTCGAGGACTCCCCGGCCACCGGCTAG
- a CDS encoding cupin domain-containing protein — MTTHAQPSFAVHIPDAELEAEPLDPGQIVSGTPEVTGKVLWESADGKQLRGIWQITPGVVTDTEANELFVVVSGRATVEVEGGDTLEIGPGDACVLREGDRTTWTVHETLRKAYHISL, encoded by the coding sequence ATGACCACTCACGCGCAGCCCTCGTTCGCCGTCCACATCCCCGATGCCGAGCTCGAAGCCGAGCCGCTGGACCCCGGCCAGATCGTCTCCGGCACCCCCGAGGTGACCGGCAAGGTCCTGTGGGAGTCCGCCGACGGCAAGCAGCTCCGCGGCATCTGGCAGATCACCCCCGGCGTGGTCACCGACACCGAGGCGAACGAGCTCTTCGTCGTCGTCAGCGGCCGCGCCACGGTCGAGGTCGAGGGCGGCGACACCCTGGAGATCGGCCCCGGCGACGCCTGTGTGCTGCGCGAGGGCGACCGCACCACCTGGACCGTCCACGAGACCCTGCGCAAGGCGTACCACATCAGCCTCTGA
- a CDS encoding SDR family NAD(P)-dependent oxidoreductase — translation MDTSTQRKNAHSTAGTAATDGTTRVVVVTGAGTGIGRATARTFAREGATVLAVGRRPQPLAEAAEGFPGIRPLVADITAEGAPEEIVAAAVGGYGRLDVLVNNAGIGGGGPLGTLGREAIGPLLETNLVAPVLLTQAAVPALEASGGVVVNVTTTIGQRGWPGGSVYPATKSALETLTRCWAVELAPRGVRVVAVAPGAIETPIADHMGLSPERRKALRDWQLAHIPMGRIGRPEDVAWAIASLASPDAAYLTGTVLPVDGGALVA, via the coding sequence ATGGACACCAGCACGCAGCGGAAGAACGCTCACAGCACGGCCGGCACGGCCGCCACGGACGGCACCACCCGGGTCGTCGTGGTCACGGGGGCCGGGACCGGCATCGGCCGGGCGACGGCGCGGACCTTCGCGCGCGAGGGGGCGACGGTGCTCGCCGTGGGACGCAGGCCGCAGCCGCTCGCGGAGGCCGCCGAGGGCTTCCCGGGCATCCGCCCCCTGGTCGCGGACATCACGGCGGAGGGCGCGCCCGAGGAGATCGTGGCGGCGGCGGTCGGCGGGTACGGGCGGCTCGACGTGCTCGTCAACAACGCCGGGATCGGCGGCGGCGGGCCGCTCGGCACGCTGGGCCGCGAGGCGATCGGGCCGCTCCTGGAGACCAACCTCGTCGCCCCGGTCCTGCTCACCCAGGCGGCCGTCCCGGCGCTGGAGGCCTCCGGGGGCGTCGTCGTCAACGTCACGACCACGATCGGACAGCGCGGCTGGCCCGGCGGCTCCGTCTATCCGGCGACCAAGAGCGCGCTGGAGACGCTGACCCGCTGCTGGGCCGTGGAGCTGGCCCCGCGCGGGGTGCGGGTCGTCGCCGTCGCGCCCGGCGCGATCGAGACGCCCATCGCCGACCACATGGGGCTCTCCCCGGAACGGCGGAAGGCCCTGCGGGACTGGCAGCTCGCGCACATCCCGATGGGCCGGATCGGCCGCCCGGAGGACGTGGCCTGGGCGATCGCCTCGCTGGCCTCGCCGGACGCCGCCTACCTGACGGGCACGGTGCTGCCCGTCGACGGGGGTGCCCTGGTGGCCTGA